A region of the Yarrowia lipolytica chromosome 1C, complete sequence genome:
AGGGCCAGGTCCCTGCTCgagacattctcaagaCCCTTTTCCCCGTTGACTTCATCTACGAGGGCCAGCGGTACAAGTTCACCGCCACCCGGTCGTCTGAGGACTCTTACACGCTGTTCATCAACGGTTCTCGATGCGACATTGGAGTTAGACCTCTTTCTGACGGTGGTATTCTGTGTCTTGTAGGTGGGAGATCCCACAATGTCTactggaaggaggaggttggagCCACGCGACTGTCTGTTGACTCCAAGACCTGCCTTCTCGAGGTGGAGAACGACCCCACTCAGCTTCGATCTCCCTCTCCCGGTAAGCTGGTTAAGTTCCTGGTCGAGAACGGCGACCACGTGCGAGCCAACCAGCCCTATGCCGAGATTGAGGTCATGAAGATGTACATGACTCTCACTGCTCAGGAGGACGGTATTGTCCAGCTGATGAAGCAGCCCGGTTCCACCATCGAGGCTGGCGACATCCTCGGTATCTTGGCCCTTGATGATCCTTCCAAGGTCAAGCATGCCAAGCCCTTTGAGGGCCAGCTTCCCGAGCTTGGACCCCCCACTCTCAGCGGTAACAAGCCTCATCAGCGATACGAGCACTGCCAGAACGTGCTCCATAACATTCTGCTTGGTTTCGATAACcaggtggtgatgaagtCCACTCTTCAGGAGATGGTTGGTCTGCTCCGAAACCCTGAGCTTCCTTATCTCCAGTGGGCTCATCAGGTGTCTTCTCTGCACACCCGAATGAGCGCCAAGCTGGATGCTACTCTTGCTGGTCTCAttgacaaggccaagcagcGAGGTGGCGAGTTTCCTGCCAAGCAGCTTCTGCGAGCCcttgagaaggaggcgaGCTCTGGCGAGGTCGATGCGCTCTTCCAGCAAACTCTTGCTCCTCTGTTTGACCTTGCTCGAGAGTACCAGGACGGTCTTGCTATCCACGAGCTTCAGGTTGCTGCAGGCCTTCTGCAGGCCTACTACGACTCTGAGGCCCGGTTCTGCGGACCCAACGTACGTGACGAGGATGTCATTCTCAAGCTTCGAGAGGAGAACCGAGATTCTCTTCGAAAGGTTGTGATGGCCCAGCTGTCTCATTCTCGAGTCGGAGCCAAGAACAACCTTGTGCTGGCCCTTCTCGATGAATACAAGGTGGCCGACCAGGCTGGCACCGACTCTCCTGCCTCCAACGTGCACGTTGCAAAGTACTTGCGACCTGTGCTGCGAAAGATTGTGGAGCTGGAATCTCGAGCTTCTGCCAAGGTATCTCTGAAAGCCCGAGAGATTCTCATCCAGTGCGCTCTGCCCTCTCTAAAGGAGCGAACTGACCAGCTTGAGCACATTCTGCGATCTTCTGTCGTCGAGTCTCGATACGGAGAGGTTGGTCTGGAGCACCGAACTCCCCGAGCCGatattctcaaggaggttgtcgactccaagtacattgtCTTTGATGTGCTTGCCCAGTTCTTTGCCCACGATGATCCCTGGATCGTCCTTGCTGCCCTGGAGCTGTACATCCGACGAGCTTGCAAGGCCTACTCCATCCTGGACATCAACTACCACCAGGACTCGGACCTGCCTCCCGTCATCTCGTGGCGATTTAGACTGCCTACCATGTCGTCTGCTTTGTACAACTCAGTAGTGTCTTCTGGCTCCAAAACCCCCACTTCCCCCTCGGTGTCTCGAGCTGATTCCGTCTCCGACTTTTCGTACACCGTTGAGCGAGACTCTGCTCCCGCTCGAACCGGAGCGATTGTTGCCGTGCCTCATCTGGATGATCTGGAGGATGCTCTGACTCGTGTTCTGGAGAACCTGCCCAAACGGGGCGCTGGTCTTGCCATCTCTGTTGGTGCTAGCAACAAGAGTGccgctgcttctgctcgtgacgctgctgctgctgccgcttCATCCGTTGACACTGGCCTGTCCAACATTTGCAACGTTATGATTGGTCGGGTTGATGAGtctgatgacgacgacactCTGATTGCCCGAATCTCCCAGGTCATTGAGGACTTTAAGGAGGACTTTGAGGCCTGTTCTCTGCGACGaatcaccttctccttcgGCAACTCCCGAGGTACTTATCCCAAGTATTTCACGTTCCGAGGCCCCGCATACGAGGAGGACCCCACTATCCGACACATTGAGCCTGCTCTGGCCTTCCAGCTGGAGCTCGCCCGTCTGTCCAACTTCGACATCAAGCCTGTCCACACCGACAACCGAAACATCCACGTGTACGAGGCTACTGGCAAGAACGCTGCTTCCGACAAGCGGTTCTTCACCCGAGGTATCGTACGACCTGGTCGTCTTCGAGAGAACATCCCCACCTCGGAGTATCTCATTTCCGAGGCTGACCGGCTCATGAGCGATATTTTGGACGCTCTAGAGGTGATTGGAACCACCAACTCGGATCTCAACCACATTTTCATCAACTTCTCAGCCGTCTTTGCTCTGaagcccgaggaggttgaAGCTGCCTTTGGCGGTTTCCTGGAGCGATTTGGCCGACGTCTGTGGCGACTTCGAGTCACCGGTGCCGAGATCCGAATGATGGTATCCGACCCCGAAACTGGCTCTGCTTTCCCTCTGCGAGCAATGATCAACAACGTCTCTGGTTACGTTGTGCAGTCTGAGCTGTACGCTGAGGCCAAGAACGACAAGGGCCAGTGGATTTTCAAGTCTCTGGGCAAGCCCGGCTCCATGCACATGCGGTCTATCAACACTCCCTACCCCACCAAGGAGTGGCTGCAGCCCAAGCGGTACAAGGCCCATCTGATGGGTACCACCTACTGCTATGACTTCCCCGAGCTGTTCCGACAGTCCATTGAGTCGGACTGGAAGAAGTATGACGGCAAGGCTCCCGACGATCTCATGACTTGCAACGAGCTGATTCTCGATGAGGACTCTGGCGAGCTGCAGGAGGTGAACCGAGAGCCCGGCGCCAACAACGTCGGTATGGTTGCGTGGAAGTTTGAGGCCAAGACCCCCGAGTACCCTCGAGGCCGATCTTTCATCGTGGTGGCCAACGATATCACCTTCCAGATTGGTTCGTTTGGCCCTGCTGAGGACCagttcttcttcaaggtGACGGAGCTGGCTCGAAAGCTCGGTATTCCTCGAATCTATCTGTCTGCCAACTCTGGTGCTCGAATCGGCATTGCTGACGAGCTCGTTGGCAAGTACAAGGTTGCGTGGAACGACGAGACTGACCCCTCCAAGGGCTTCAAGTACCTTTACTTCACCCCTGAGTCTCTTGCCACCCTCAAGCCCGACACTGTTGTCACCActgagattgaggaggagggtcCCAACGGCGTGGAGAAGCGTCATGTGATCGACTACATTGTCGGAGAGAAGGACGGTCTCGGAGTCGAGTGTCTGCGGGGCTCTGGTCTCATTGCAGGCGCCACTTCTCGAGCCTACAAGGATATCTTCACTCTCACTCTTGTCACCTGTCGATCCGTTGGTATCGGTGCTTACCTTGTTCGTCTTGGTCAACGAGCCATCCAGATTGAGGGCCAGCCCATCATTCTCACTGGTGCCCCCgccatcaacaagctgcttgGTCGAGAGGT
Encoded here:
- a CDS encoding uncharacterized protein (Compare to YALI0C11407g, similar to uniprot|Q00955 Saccharomyces cerevisiae YNR016C Acetyl-CoA carboxylase), producing MRLQLRTLTRRFFSMASGSSTPDVAPLVDPNIHKGLASHFFGLNSVHTAKPSKVKEFVASHGGHTVINKVLIANNGIAAVKEIRSVRKWAYETFGDERAISFTVMATPEDLAANADYIRMADQYVEVPGGTNNNNYANVELIVDVAERFGVDAVWAGWGHASENPLLPESLAASPRKIVFIGPPGAAMRSLGDKISSTIVAQHAKVPCIPWSGTGVDEVVVDKSTNLVSVSEEVYTKGCTTGPKQGLEKAKQIGFPVMIKASEGGGGKGIRKVEREEDFEAAYHQVEGEIPGSPIFIMQLAGNARHLEVQLLADQYGNNISLFGRDCSVQRRHQKIIEEAPVTVAGQQTFTAMEKAAVRLGKLVGYVSAGTVEYLYSHEDDKFYFLELNPRLQVEHPTTEMVTGVNLPAAQLQIAMGIPLDRIKDIRLFYGVNPHTTTPIDFDFSGEDADKTQRRPVPRGHTTACRITSEDPGEGFKPSGGTMHELNFRSSSNVWGYFSVGNQGGIHSFSDSQFGHIFAFGENRSASRKHMVVALKELSIRGDFRTTVEYLIKLLETPDFEDNTITTGWLDELISNKLTAERPDSFLAVVCGAATKAHRASEDSIATYMASLEKGQVPARDILKTLFPVDFIYEGQRYKFTATRSSEDSYTLFINGSRCDIGVRPLSDGGILCLVGGRSHNVYWKEEVGATRLSVDSKTCLLEVENDPTQLRSPSPGKLVKFLVENGDHVRANQPYAEIEVMKMYMTLTAQEDGIVQLMKQPGSTIEAGDILGILALDDPSKVKHAKPFEGQLPELGPPTLSGNKPHQRYEHCQNVLHNILLGFDNQVVMKSTLQEMVGLLRNPELPYLQWAHQVSSLHTRMSAKLDATLAGLIDKAKQRGGEFPAKQLLRALEKEASSGEVDALFQQTLAPLFDLAREYQDGLAIHELQVAAGLLQAYYDSEARFCGPNVRDEDVILKLREENRDSLRKVVMAQLSHSRVGAKNNLVLALLDEYKVADQAGTDSPASNVHVAKYLRPVLRKIVELESRASAKVSLKAREILIQCALPSLKERTDQLEHILRSSVVESRYGEVGLEHRTPRADILKEVVDSKYIVFDVLAQFFAHDDPWIVLAALELYIRRACKAYSILDINYHQDSDLPPVISWRFRLPTMSSALYNSVVSSGSKTPTSPSVSRADSVSDFSYTVERDSAPARTGAIVAVPHLDDLEDALTRVLENLPKRGAGLAISVGASNKSAAASARDAAAAAASSVDTGLSNICNVMIGRVDESDDDDTLIARISQVIEDFKEDFEACSLRRITFSFGNSRGTYPKYFTFRGPAYEEDPTIRHIEPALAFQLELARLSNFDIKPVHTDNRNIHVYEATGKNAASDKRFFTRGIVRPGRLRENIPTSEYLISEADRLMSDILDALEVIGTTNSDLNHIFINFSAVFALKPEEVEAAFGGFLERFGRRLWRLRVTGAEIRMMVSDPETGSAFPLRAMINNVSGYVVQSELYAEAKNDKGQWIFKSLGKPGSMHMRSINTPYPTKEWLQPKRYKAHLMGTTYCYDFPELFRQSIESDWKKYDGKAPDDLMTCNELILDEDSGELQEVNREPGANNVGMVAWKFEAKTPEYPRGRSFIVVANDITFQIGSFGPAEDQFFFKVTELARKLGIPRIYLSANSGARIGIADELVGKYKVAWNDETDPSKGFKYLYFTPESLATLKPDTVVTTEIEEEGPNGVEKRHVIDYIVGEKDGLGVECLRGSGLIAGATSRAYKDIFTLTLVTCRSVGIGAYLVRLGQRAIQIEGQPIILTGAPAINKLLGREVYSSNLQLGGTQIMYNNGVSHLTARDDLNGVHKIMQWLSYIPASRGLPVPVLPHKTDVWDRDVTFQPVRGEQYDVRWLISGRTLEDGAFESGLFDKDSFQETLSGWAKGVVVGRARLGGIPFGVIGVETATVDNTTPADPANPDSIEMSTSEAGQVWYPNSAFKTSQAINDFNHGEALPLMILANWRGFSGGQRDMYNEVLKYGSFIVDALVDYKQPIMVYIPPTGELRGGSWVVVDPTINSDMMEMYADVESRGGVLEPEGMVGIKYRRDKLLDTMARLDPEYSSLKKQLEESPDSEELKVKLSVREKSLMPIYQQISVQFADLHDRAGRMEAKGVIREALVWKDARRFFFWRIRRRLVEEYLITKINSILPSCTRLECLARIKSWKPATLDQGSDRGVAEWFDENSDAVSARLSELKKDASAQSFASQLRKDRQGTLQGMKQALASLSEAERAELLKGL